The Plasmodium chabaudi chabaudi strain AS genome assembly, chromosome: 4 nucleotide sequence aaatatgtttaaataatgGGGAATAGCGATGcgcatattttcatataaaatgttgCATCAAttgcaaatttttatttctctagggagttaaaaaaatataaatcaaatCCGGCAAATCtatgttatttatatcaaaataaagatttgtgaaaacattttttacaatgtctaaaaaaacatatattaataaaaaattatactataaaaaattatttcttttccaaaaaaaattcacttttatttttatttcattattttatgctgttgttaaaattttaatttgtattaataGAAATTGTTTTGTATACTTTTACTTATTTGGCATCAATATATAAGATTTATTGTTGGCAATGTTATATGATACTATTTATTGCTTCTCATGTCCTCcaattcataatatattattttacataatgcaaaattattttttttttgaacaGTTGTCCATGCGTACAAcccaaatttattaatcaTATTCCAACTTTGCGAAAAAAATCGTGGCGATCCttggaaatatttttatgctttAGTCAAAAAAGCTCAAGTATGGAAACCTTTTCTTTTCTGTTTCGTTTTAAATCGTATTTCTCATATTATTCACAATAATTATGCattgtattttcattaattttgCAGATATCAAAAGACAAAACTATAATTGCCATGACTTCAGTAGATGTAGATGATCAAAACCCTTCCAGGAAAGAACACAAAAACccaatattaaaaaaaacagattCATTACGTGCTTCCATAGAATATAAAGATTgtattatgaataaaaaatttgaaagaATATATGTGAACTTAGCTGGATACCtcattgaaaaaaaaggcGATGATCTTGAAATCACCTATATCGAATCTGTGAGcaatatacacattttaataatataataatttatttcacaattgttaaaaaaaatacagttttaaataaatgtacatatttataatatatgctatattttgaaaaattttaacgttttacatattcatccatttatgcatttttttaattcaacTTCAAATATAagttaattaaatatatcctTCCAAAGAATtgtcttttcttttataaacaaaaaaatcaacaaaaaaattaaattaataaatggtaCAGGATCAGCCTGCATaagtttgtatatatttattgatgGAGATTTTTCCCCATAAACAGGATTTATAGATTTTTtagtttgttttttttgactagatgattttataattatttgcatCTGTCTTTTCCCTTccattaaatttataacctttttcatgtttttttttctcttcaATTCCTTTTTTCGTCCAGATGCCAAATACtaacataaaattatgaaaaatatataatattttatagtaaagaaatattttaaaaatagtacacatcataattttcttttatttaccTTGTACATAATAGCTAAAGTAATGGGTATTAAAATAactataattaatattccAACTTGCTTGTATTCTTTGggtacatatatatcacATATTCCTGTTGTTTCATTTCCTTTTACTTTgattacaaaattttttgatttaacCACTGGATTTTCCACTGGTTTTTGAGGTCCTTGATTGTTATCTGAAATGGGGGTATGGCTGCTTGGATTGCTTTGAAGATTCGCTTTATTTCCTATGTCACTCCCTGGATCAGTATGTTCACTTCCTTTAGCGTTTTCTTTACTTTGAGAACCGTCTACTACTTTATCTTTACTTTCTAATGTATCAGCTCCATTATCTTTTTGCTTCGTTCGAGCTTCGGGTTTCTTCGATTTTTCGAGTATGCTATCATCATATTCTGATTGGCACTTTGAATTACTGAAATCAAATGTGCTAAAACCTTTCACAAGATATGAATCGGTATTTTCTATCGTTGTAAGTGTTTGAAGAGAACTTGCTAAATTTGGATCACCATTCTTAGTAGTAGTTCTAAAATCctcatatgttttttttaaattatccaATAAATGAAGATATGAATCAcatttagaaaaattttgataaagcAGCATATATTGATTAGAACTATTGGTAGAATTCTGATGAAGATTCGTAGGTTTGgcatcttttattttataatatataattgttttacatatatgaCTAAGTAACTTATAAAATTCGTTCATGTGACTAAGATTAGCATCTTTCAAACCCTTTACATTATCTAAACGATtccaatatttataatctCCCATATCTTTGTCtaaatactttttataaGCCTCATCTAAAGTAattctattattttccCCTTTTCTTTTGTCTTTTTGGTACatcttaaataatttatcacTTAGCcacatcaaaaaatattcaccatattcgttatttttatctgcTTTTACTTTCAAAAATACATGCGTGGTCATAACACCAATACGCTGCACATCTGTTACACATTTTCTATTAGGACAAAATTCATAATATGGTGATTTTTTGTCAATGTCCTCCATCTTCATTCTGGCATCATTTTCACGATTAATAATCTTATCAGCTTCAAGAAATGTCTCACActaagaaaatatttataaaaatgaataaaaatatgtattaatgaaaagtttattgaaataaaatttaatatgatTTGTAGGCAAAtcaaaaacaataaaataaggGATAGacatgttttattttaaaataaagttattTACCATTCCATATGTGGTCATTGTAAtgaaattttgtttttaatcTGTAGATGGAcataatatcatttttatataaaaattatatacaataccaaaataatttattcaatTACGTAGTCTTTCTATATGAAATTGTCATTAATTAAAcgaaatattaatattattctcaataataataattttaaaacaatatacaataatataataaataaaacatatattcgATTTTATTGCAATTTAGATAAATATCCTTATTTTGTGGTTTATTTGAAGTATTTCTATCATATGCGAAATATCTCTATTCTTAATAATATTCGGACCATCTTCcttgtataattttgtttaacCTTTCAATGagtttaaataaaacatatctCCTAATTTTTATACGCTTGTATATAGAGAACTATACATTATCTAGACttatagtaaaaatatcaccaattttatgttattataaatatataaagaattataAATGTGTTATTACTACAATTgctaaaaatgtatttgtATCTCATTATTTGAATGCCATGTATTGATATATGTTATTGTTCAACGTGAAATATTacactttttatataatttctaataaataaaaaaaatatttatgtttaaatttaatatttttctttttctaaataaatGGCATATAacatgtttatttatttaataatatgttaatctaatattattattgttgttACTAATGGCGTATCATTGCATACTGGAATGAGATAATTAATGCACTCACgaagaatattttaaaccATTAGTAATTTCCTTTGCTTCATTGTTTTAAAGTATGACATtttagaatatatattatttcataatagaactatatttaaaatataaatttataagtttgtatatataataacctaatataaatattattggttcaaataaaatttattattatttgctttctcaacaaaatgaatgttaattttaattatatgaagtTTTCACAATAAAACAGAATTTCTATATTTGTTATtggtaaaatattttactagtttatatatataggcgTATAATAACGATCTTTTACCTCAAAGCtataaaattcaaaaatgaATAGTGATTAATCTAATATTATACCTTTatagtaaataaattaaagtatatataattatttatatcaatataaattataacttttgcataaaattatattatatataatcgaaaattaaaaggatagtatacatatataatgtaattttttattaatatgcatatttttattgtattatcaaaaatggTAGATGCATAAAAAGACTTTATAAATGATGCTGTATTATCGAATCTCGAtcgatattttattaacctatattttattattatctataatgaatttataatgTGTTTAATTgacattaaaaatgtaatcaTTAACCTGAAGGTATACTATAATGTAGATAGATGTTCCAAATGAATCgaattgtatattatagcttcatatatataattattattatagctCGGTTAAAgaatgttattatttaaataaaaataattgtaacacaaaataatagtgGCGCAAATAAAATCTTTCATCGAATAAAGAAAGATATTTCATCATGCATAATCCAATATAACCACAgattaatatgttttatataataaataataagggttcttatatattgttaacCAAAAATTAgcaataaaatacaaatatgaagttataatattcccacatttaatatatatgatcgAATTATATAGAAGTATTATAACTATGGAAAATATCTTATCCGACccttttataataatgaatatgcCCCTTTGGAGGGTGCATATTTAGACATCATCTCGAGATTAAAGATACGGAGATGGTATATGCATTTAATCAGCATCTACAGACAGAAATCTtatcaaattaataaaagtatACTCTTAGCCCAAAACATAAATTCCATAAAACCAAACTAGAACCCATAGTACAGAACCCTGACCCAAAATGTGGATTTCCCAAAACAAAACTCTAAACTTAAATATGAATCGTCAATAtagtttataattttattaataagtGTGCTTAAATCAggtttatttaaaacaattataaatGCTAACTAAAAATGagtaaacaaaaaattcactaatatataatatgtatgcatGAAAATAAGgataaatgaatttttgACAAACactaaaaaaagataaattaattatataagtgattatatattaaattaaaaatatataataataaaacaaacaattaaatcaaatttcattattctataaaatgtaaaaagtGGAACTTTTATgccatatattataaatatatcatttttaatcatataaacaaatataataaaacataataaagatTGGTCACTTTGTATTTCTTTGTTTGTCAGCGTGATATTTAAAGGCTTTCCAATAGCTCTTCAACATGGAAGCCATTTGTGGTGTACATAGCAATATTAAGTACCACGATGCTGATGCTATTGCCATACCAAAACCTATCCCCAAAATCACCGAattcataataaatttctttacttcttttttgaattttttacgagtttttatttcctcATAAGCATCACTTGATGTAATTTCATGATATTTAtc carries:
- a CDS encoding CIR protein; the encoded protein is MTTYGMCETFLEADKIINRENDARMKMEDIDKKSPYYEFCPNRKCVTDVQRIGVMTTHVFLKVKADKNNEYGEYFLMWLSDKLFKMYQKDKRKGENNRITLDEAYKKYLDKDMGDYKYWNRLDNVKGLKDANLSHMNEFYKLLSHICKTIIYYKIKDAKPTNLHQNSTNSSNQYMLLYQNFSKCDSYLHLLDNLKKTYEDFRTTTKNGDPNLASSLQTLTTIENTDSYLVKGFSTFDFSNSKCQSEYDDSILEKSKKPEARTKQKDNGADTLESKDKVVDGSQSKENAKGSEHTDPGSDIGNKANLQSNPSSHTPISDNNQGPQKPVENPVVKSKNFVIKVKGNETTGICDIYVPKEYKQVGILIIVILIPITLAIMYKYLASGRKKELKRKKNMKKVINLMEGKRQMQIIIKSSSQKKQTKKSINPVYGEKSPSINIYKLMQADPVPFINLIFLLIFLFIKEKTILWKDIFN